A region from the Halosolutus gelatinilyticus genome encodes:
- a CDS encoding response regulator transcription factor, producing MVAAHSSVLIVEDEPGLATLYAAWLDEEYDVETAYDGTEALAAIDGEIDVVLLDRRMPGLSGDTVLDAIRDRALDCRVAMVTAVEPDFDIVGMGFDDYLVKPVSKDELYAIIEQLLLRSAYDEQLLEFFALASKKALLDGEKTDAERKSSQEYARLEDRLAVLRAQVTDTMEELLERDGYRRLCQDITRETLLDG from the coding sequence ATGGTTGCCGCCCACTCGTCCGTTTTGATCGTCGAAGACGAGCCGGGTCTCGCGACCCTGTACGCGGCGTGGCTCGACGAGGAGTACGACGTGGAGACGGCGTACGACGGTACCGAGGCGCTCGCAGCCATCGACGGGGAGATCGATGTCGTCCTGCTCGATCGACGGATGCCGGGGCTCTCCGGCGATACCGTCCTCGACGCCATCCGCGACCGGGCCCTCGACTGTCGCGTCGCGATGGTGACGGCGGTCGAACCCGACTTCGACATCGTCGGGATGGGGTTCGACGATTATCTCGTCAAACCGGTCTCGAAGGACGAGCTCTACGCGATTATCGAACAACTGTTGCTCCGATCGGCGTACGACGAACAGTTGCTGGAGTTCTTCGCGCTCGCGTCGAAGAAGGCGCTGCTCGACGGCGAGAAGACCGACGCCGAACGCAAGTCGAGCCAGGAGTACGCACGGCTCGAGGATCGACTGGCGGTGCTCAGGGCGCAAGTGACGGACACGATGGAAGAGCTCCTCGAACGGGACGGGTACCGACGGCTCTGTCAGGACATCACGCGCGAAACGCTTCTCGACGGATAA
- the purL gene encoding phosphoribosylformylglycinamidine synthase subunit PurL, whose product MSLADSDRELVVEELGREPTPAEATLFENLWSEHCAYRSSRPLLSAFESEGDQVVVGPGDDAAVVALPGEDNEESATYITMGIESHNHPSYVDPFDGAATGVGGIVRDTLSMGAYPIALADSLYFGEFDREHSKYLFEGVVEGISHYGNCIGVPTVAGSVDFHPDYEGNPLVNVACVGLTNEERLVTAEAQEPGNKLVLVGNATGRDGLGGASFASEDLAEDAETEDRPAVQVGDPYAEKLLIEANEVLVDEGLIQSARDLGAAGLGGASSELVAKGGLGARIELDRVHQREPNMSPLEILLAESQERMCYEVEPDDVDRVREIAERFDLGCSVIGEVTDGNYVCTFEGEPVVDVDAHFLGEGAPMNDLERVGPEQPATDLPEVDLEEAFEAIVSSPNTASKRWVYRQYDHEVGVRTSVGPGDDAAIIAIREAEQGLTISSGAAPNWTSTAPYEGARAIALENATNIAAKGATPLAAVDCLNGGNPEKPDVYGGFTGIVDGLADMCETLSTPVVGGNVSLYNDSVAGPIPPTPTLAMVGTKDGYDAPPLEAAGEGTLLLVGDVGLETGDRRLGGSEYLARFDGSDRFPALPSEPAALVETLAAVANDDATLAVHDVSHGGLAVALAEMVTEDAGLDVTVPGDDPAAALFHEQPGRALVQTESPGAVREAFDGVAPVRELGSATADGALAIDLGDGRMIEIDAATIRDLRATIERELE is encoded by the coding sequence ATGAGTCTTGCCGATTCGGACCGCGAACTCGTCGTCGAGGAGTTGGGGCGAGAGCCCACTCCGGCGGAGGCGACGCTGTTCGAGAACCTCTGGAGCGAACACTGCGCGTACCGCTCCTCGCGACCCCTGCTGTCGGCGTTCGAGAGCGAGGGCGACCAGGTCGTCGTCGGGCCGGGCGACGACGCCGCGGTCGTCGCGCTGCCGGGCGAGGACAACGAAGAGAGCGCGACGTACATCACGATGGGTATCGAGAGCCACAACCATCCCTCCTACGTCGATCCGTTCGACGGCGCCGCGACGGGCGTCGGCGGCATCGTTCGGGACACGCTCTCGATGGGAGCCTACCCGATCGCGCTCGCCGACTCGCTGTACTTCGGCGAGTTCGACCGCGAGCACTCGAAGTACCTCTTCGAGGGCGTCGTCGAGGGGATCAGCCACTACGGCAACTGCATCGGCGTCCCGACGGTGGCGGGCAGCGTCGACTTCCACCCCGACTACGAGGGCAACCCGCTGGTCAACGTCGCCTGCGTCGGGCTGACGAACGAGGAGCGACTCGTCACCGCCGAAGCCCAGGAGCCCGGCAACAAGCTCGTGCTCGTCGGCAACGCCACCGGCCGCGACGGGCTCGGCGGCGCCAGTTTCGCCAGCGAGGACCTCGCGGAGGACGCCGAGACCGAAGACCGGCCCGCGGTTCAGGTCGGCGACCCCTACGCAGAAAAACTTCTCATCGAGGCCAACGAGGTGCTCGTCGACGAGGGACTGATCCAGTCGGCCCGCGACCTCGGGGCCGCCGGTCTCGGCGGCGCGTCCAGCGAACTGGTCGCAAAGGGCGGTCTCGGCGCGCGCATCGAGCTCGATCGGGTCCACCAGCGCGAACCCAACATGTCGCCGCTGGAAATCCTGCTCGCCGAATCCCAGGAACGGATGTGCTACGAGGTCGAACCCGACGACGTCGATCGCGTCCGCGAGATCGCCGAGCGGTTCGACCTCGGCTGTTCGGTCATCGGCGAGGTCACGGACGGGAATTACGTTTGCACTTTCGAAGGCGAACCCGTGGTCGACGTCGACGCGCACTTCCTCGGCGAAGGCGCGCCGATGAACGACCTCGAGAGGGTGGGACCCGAACAGCCAGCGACTGACCTCCCGGAGGTCGATCTCGAGGAGGCGTTCGAAGCGATCGTCTCGAGCCCCAACACGGCCTCGAAGCGGTGGGTGTACCGCCAGTACGACCACGAGGTCGGCGTGCGAACGAGCGTCGGGCCGGGGGACGATGCGGCGATAATCGCCATCAGGGAAGCCGAGCAGGGACTCACCATCTCCTCGGGCGCCGCGCCCAACTGGACCTCGACCGCGCCATACGAGGGCGCGCGGGCGATCGCGCTGGAGAACGCGACGAACATCGCGGCCAAGGGCGCGACGCCGCTGGCCGCGGTCGACTGTCTGAACGGCGGCAACCCCGAAAAGCCCGACGTCTACGGCGGGTTCACGGGGATCGTCGACGGCCTCGCGGACATGTGCGAGACGCTGTCGACGCCGGTCGTCGGCGGGAACGTCTCGCTGTACAACGACTCCGTCGCGGGCCCCATCCCGCCGACGCCGACGCTGGCGATGGTCGGGACGAAAGACGGCTACGACGCTCCGCCGCTGGAGGCGGCCGGGGAGGGAACGCTCCTGCTCGTCGGCGACGTCGGTCTCGAGACCGGCGACCGCCGACTGGGCGGGTCGGAGTACCTCGCGCGCTTCGACGGCAGCGATCGGTTCCCCGCGCTCCCCTCCGAACCCGCGGCCCTCGTCGAGACGCTGGCCGCGGTCGCGAACGACGACGCGACGCTCGCGGTCCACGACGTCAGCCACGGCGGCCTCGCGGTCGCGCTCGCAGAGATGGTCACCGAGGACGCCGGCCTGGACGTAACCGTTCCGGGCGACGACCCGGCGGCGGCGCTGTTCCACGAACAGCCGGGTCGCGCGCTCGTCCAGACGGAATCGCCCGGAGCGGTCCGCGAGGCGTTCGACGGCGTCGCGCCGGTCCGCGAACTCGGCTCGGCGACGGCCGACGGCGCGCTCGCGATCGACCTCGGCGACGGCCGGATGATCGAGATCGACGCGGCTACGATCCGCGACCTCCGCGCGACGATCGAACGCGAACTGGAGTGA
- a CDS encoding PHP domain-containing protein produces MLSVELHTHSSLSYDGRDPVELILEQAEAIGLDAIAVTDHDEIDASLEAVERAPDYGLVAIPGIEISSKAGHILGLGVEEAVPPGLSYRSTIDAIHEQGGLAVIPHPFQEARHGVMARITREELAMGDAIEIYNSRLFTGRANRQAERFARSRGLPMTAGSDAHISEMVGQAVTRVDAEERSADAILDAIREGKTSVEGKRTPWHISFRQFGGGVTRRIRSAVLGLFG; encoded by the coding sequence GTGCTGTCGGTCGAACTCCACACGCACTCGTCGCTCTCCTACGACGGCCGCGATCCGGTCGAACTCATCCTGGAGCAGGCCGAAGCGATCGGCCTGGACGCGATCGCCGTGACGGACCACGACGAGATCGACGCGAGCCTCGAAGCCGTCGAGCGCGCGCCCGACTACGGACTGGTCGCCATTCCGGGGATCGAAATTTCGAGCAAGGCCGGCCACATCCTCGGACTCGGCGTCGAAGAAGCCGTCCCGCCCGGACTCTCCTACCGATCGACGATCGACGCCATCCACGAGCAGGGTGGCCTCGCGGTCATCCCGCACCCCTTCCAAGAGGCGCGCCACGGCGTCATGGCCCGGATCACGCGCGAGGAACTCGCGATGGGCGACGCGATCGAGATCTACAATTCGCGGCTGTTCACCGGCCGAGCGAACCGGCAAGCCGAGCGGTTCGCCAGGAGCCGCGGTCTGCCGATGACCGCCGGCAGCGACGCTCACATCAGCGAGATGGTCGGCCAGGCCGTCACCCGCGTCGACGCCGAGGAGCGATCGGCGGACGCGATCCTCGACGCGATTCGCGAGGGCAAGACCTCGGTCGAGGGCAAGCGCACGCCGTGGCACATCAGCTTCCGACAGTTCGGCGGTGGCGTCACGCGCCGAATCAGGAGCGCCGTCCTGGGGTTGTTCGGATGA
- a CDS encoding asparagine synthase C-terminal domain-containing protein — translation MTLRGADREAVREAIETGDPLPGTSGFAGSVDGRLVRDVLGRVPLFVDRGRSGPIDGTADPDDETTDSTRSPAWSFDPASLDDPTPFPAGAVLEPGAAEPTAAWALPDPEPDSDRGAALDRLADAIEAAAADARASDAAIAVAFSGGVDSALVAELLDAPLYVVGFPDSHDVDAARTAAAAMGRDLTVVELEPADLERAVPEVARAIDRTNAMDVQIALPLYLVGERVAADGFDAVALGQGADELFGGYEKVVRLDHRVTADTVRGAVREQIASLPSQLPRDVLAVEAANLDPVTPLLHDAVVEAALRLPDDLLAHEETRKRGLRLVASDYLPESVAYRDKKAVQYGSLVARELDRLARQAGYKRRMDDHVTRYVESLLEN, via the coding sequence ATGACGCTCCGCGGCGCCGATCGGGAGGCCGTCCGCGAGGCGATCGAGACCGGCGACCCGCTGCCGGGCACGAGCGGTTTCGCCGGGAGCGTCGACGGCCGCCTCGTTCGCGACGTACTCGGACGGGTTCCGCTGTTCGTCGATCGCGGGCGGAGCGGGCCGATCGACGGGACTGCCGATCCGGACGACGAGACGACCGACTCGACGAGGAGTCCGGCGTGGTCGTTCGACCCCGCCTCGCTCGACGATCCGACGCCGTTCCCCGCCGGCGCGGTTCTGGAACCCGGAGCGGCCGAACCGACCGCCGCGTGGGCGCTCCCCGACCCCGAACCGGACTCCGATCGGGGGGCGGCGCTGGATCGGCTCGCCGACGCGATCGAGGCCGCGGCGGCCGACGCGCGAGCGAGCGACGCCGCGATCGCCGTCGCGTTCTCCGGCGGCGTCGACTCGGCGCTGGTCGCCGAACTCCTCGACGCGCCGCTGTACGTCGTCGGCTTTCCGGACAGCCACGACGTCGACGCGGCCCGCACCGCGGCGGCCGCGATGGGGCGCGATCTGACCGTGGTCGAGCTCGAACCGGCCGACCTCGAGCGCGCGGTCCCGGAAGTGGCGCGGGCGATCGATCGCACCAACGCGATGGACGTCCAGATCGCGCTCCCCCTCTATCTGGTCGGCGAGCGGGTCGCCGCGGACGGGTTCGACGCGGTCGCGCTCGGCCAGGGCGCCGACGAACTGTTCGGCGGGTACGAGAAGGTCGTGCGGCTCGACCACCGCGTAACGGCCGACACGGTCCGGGGCGCGGTTCGGGAGCAGATCGCCAGCCTCCCCTCGCAGCTGCCGCGGGACGTCCTCGCGGTCGAAGCCGCGAACCTCGACCCGGTGACGCCGCTGCTCCACGACGCCGTGGTCGAGGCGGCGCTTCGCCTCCCCGACGACCTCCTCGCGCACGAGGAGACGCGAAAGCGCGGCCTCCGGCTGGTCGCGAGCGACTACCTGCCCGAGTCGGTCGCGTACCGTGACAAAAAAGCGGTCCAGTACGGCAGCCTCGTGGCCCGCGAACTCGATCGGCTGGCGCGCCAGGCCGGCTACAAGCGCCGGATGGACGACCACGTCACGAGGTACGTCGAATCGCTGCTCGAAAACTGA
- a CDS encoding P-loop NTPase, which produces MSITEHELKIKLEDVKDPDIGEDIISLGLVNDVAIDDETARISLALNAPYAPSEMELGNRIREVCDEVGLEADLRAHVGQEHGFDEEVLPRVRNVIAVASGKGGVGKTTVAANLAAGLEKRGAMVGILDADIHGPNVPRILPVESDPGVTPSEDIVPPRSDGVRVISMGFMMEEEDDPAILRGPMVNKFMLKFLEGVEWGRLDYLIVDLPPGTGDATLNLLQSMPVTGAVVVTTPQEMALDDTRKGIQMFNKHDTPVLGVVENMSSFICPSCGDQHGLFGTGGADTIVDKYEVPLLGRVPIHPDFGADGTNGALVKDEDSQVQETLADLVAEISDRVGETNRRTVAEHMGGDPDNKLPTETED; this is translated from the coding sequence ATGAGTATTACAGAACACGAACTCAAGATCAAACTCGAGGACGTCAAAGACCCGGACATCGGGGAGGACATAATCTCGCTCGGGCTGGTCAACGACGTCGCCATCGACGACGAGACGGCGCGAATCTCGCTCGCGCTGAACGCGCCGTATGCCCCCTCCGAGATGGAACTCGGCAACCGGATCCGAGAGGTCTGCGACGAAGTCGGCCTCGAAGCCGACCTGCGCGCCCACGTCGGCCAGGAACACGGGTTCGACGAGGAGGTCCTGCCCCGCGTCCGCAACGTGATCGCTGTCGCATCCGGGAAAGGCGGCGTCGGCAAGACGACGGTCGCGGCCAACCTCGCCGCCGGCCTCGAGAAGCGCGGCGCCATGGTTGGCATCCTCGACGCCGACATTCACGGTCCGAACGTGCCCCGGATTCTGCCGGTCGAGAGCGATCCCGGCGTGACCCCGAGCGAGGACATCGTCCCGCCCCGATCGGACGGCGTTCGCGTCATCAGCATGGGCTTCATGATGGAAGAAGAGGACGACCCGGCCATCCTTCGGGGCCCGATGGTCAACAAGTTCATGCTGAAGTTCCTGGAAGGCGTCGAGTGGGGCCGCCTCGACTACCTCATCGTCGATCTGCCGCCGGGGACCGGCGACGCCACGTTGAACCTTCTGCAGTCGATGCCGGTGACGGGCGCCGTCGTCGTAACGACGCCCCAGGAGATGGCGCTGGACGACACCCGCAAGGGCATTCAGATGTTCAACAAGCACGACACGCCCGTCCTCGGCGTTGTCGAGAACATGAGTTCGTTCATCTGTCCGTCCTGTGGCGACCAACACGGCCTGTTCGGCACCGGCGGCGCGGACACCATCGTCGACAAGTACGAAGTCCCGCTGCTCGGCCGGGTCCCGATCCACCCCGACTTCGGGGCCGACGGCACCAACGGTGCACTCGTCAAGGACGAGGACAGTCAGGTCCAGGAGACGCTCGCGGACCTCGTCGCCGAAATCAGCGATCGCGTCGGCGAGACCAACCGCCGAACGGTCGCCGAGCACATGGGCGGCGACCCGGACAACAAGCTGCCCACCGAGACCGAGGACTGA
- the nrfD gene encoding NrfD/PsrC family molybdoenzyme membrane anchor subunit, translating into MSTKTPSEADILRPINNISKQYIALFAACALALGAFLVAWAYQLQKGLIVTGLGDWGSGGGVTWGLYIGAFIWWVGIAHGGIILSASVRLLGMDRYMPVARLAELLTIAGLSAAGFYILVHMGRPDRMVTSVLGHYHITVNNSPLVWDVTVITAYFVLTATYLALTLRYDITRLRDQLPDRFEPIYKLMTLGYSEKEDPIIERMVWWLALAVIIMAPLLLHGGVIPWLFSLLPAMPAWEGGIQGPTFLSIALMSAISGVTLVAYGFRRAYGWEHIITDDIFRGLLLWLGFFCMLFLWFQLQFGVNGLFKAPLARAHASEAKVANPIYRIAIGTIGLSLAYIFATIIRPALFSKKRALVVSVGVLAATFTEKLLFVIEGFLHPAFMIYEATPGEYFPSAIEWLSLAGTIGLVILVFLTVSKVVPVVELHAIEHLNGEHDHEHESVHETAAEQEVKV; encoded by the coding sequence ATGAGCACCAAGACCCCGTCCGAAGCGGACATCCTCCGGCCGATCAACAACATCAGCAAGCAGTACATCGCCCTGTTCGCCGCCTGTGCGCTGGCGCTCGGCGCGTTCCTCGTCGCCTGGGCCTACCAGCTCCAGAAGGGACTCATCGTTACCGGTCTCGGCGACTGGGGCTCCGGCGGCGGCGTCACGTGGGGGCTGTACATCGGGGCGTTCATCTGGTGGGTCGGCATCGCCCACGGCGGGATTATCCTGTCAGCGTCCGTCAGACTGCTGGGGATGGACCGGTACATGCCGGTCGCCCGCCTCGCCGAACTGCTGACGATCGCCGGCCTCTCCGCGGCGGGCTTTTACATTCTCGTCCACATGGGCCGTCCGGATCGGATGGTCACGAGCGTCCTCGGCCACTACCACATCACGGTCAACAACTCGCCGCTGGTGTGGGACGTCACCGTCATCACGGCCTACTTCGTGCTGACGGCGACCTACCTCGCTCTCACGCTCCGATACGACATCACGCGACTGCGCGACCAGCTTCCGGACCGCTTCGAGCCGATCTACAAGCTCATGACCCTCGGCTACTCCGAGAAGGAAGATCCGATCATCGAGCGGATGGTCTGGTGGCTCGCGCTCGCGGTCATCATCATGGCCCCGCTGTTGCTCCACGGCGGCGTGATTCCGTGGCTGTTCTCCCTGCTCCCGGCGATGCCCGCCTGGGAGGGCGGCATCCAGGGGCCGACGTTCCTCTCGATCGCGCTCATGTCCGCGATCAGCGGCGTCACCCTCGTCGCGTACGGCTTCCGGCGCGCTTACGGTTGGGAACACATCATCACCGACGACATCTTCCGCGGCCTGCTCCTCTGGCTCGGATTCTTCTGCATGCTGTTCCTCTGGTTCCAGCTGCAGTTCGGCGTGAACGGGCTGTTCAAGGCGCCGCTCGCCCGCGCCCACGCGAGCGAAGCGAAGGTCGCCAACCCCATCTACCGGATCGCGATCGGCACGATCGGCCTCTCGCTCGCGTACATCTTCGCGACGATCATCCGGCCGGCACTGTTCAGCAAGAAGCGCGCGCTCGTCGTCAGCGTGGGCGTGCTCGCCGCGACCTTCACGGAGAAGCTCCTGTTCGTCATCGAGGGCTTCCTGCACCCCGCCTTCATGATTTACGAGGCGACTCCCGGCGAGTACTTCCCGAGCGCGATCGAGTGGCTGTCGCTGGCCGGTACGATCGGCCTGGTCATCCTCGTCTTCCTGACCGTCTCCAAGGTCGTTCCCGTGGTGGAGCTCCACGCGATCGAACACTTGAACGGCGAACACGACCACGAACACGAATCGGTGCACGAAACCGCCGCTGAGCAGGAGGTGAAAGTATGA
- a CDS encoding 4Fe-4S ferredoxin N-terminal domain-containing protein: MSTDDESFHPLGSEWEDELESMLDDTEYDTELGMQMAQDAMRVTKGELSEAEFHEMYHEDVMEEFGEDSRPTAEAFETAQKEAKGTVSRMLEKFGGDGEESRREAMKKMGAGAAAVGLGAWGTAENSREANVAAAEAPEEGGHDGLQWGMTIDLERCDGCLSCVNACSEENQLDQGVNWMYVMAFEDGTANSPSTPPDVRGGVPQNMLVRPCQHCTDAPCEKVCPTTARHTRDKDGLVLTDYDVCIGCRYCQVACPYGVNYFQWDEPDVAYEDIPEESERIPDDSDPRNATIAEYEHGERWVDARAPRGVMSKCTMCPSHQDGDRGDEMVGTTACEQACPPNAIQFGDVHNKRSDPSQHREHPSKSRAIIDIHNAVPSPDTVDETLSEDDDLQSAIEALEIDRELVSVMKAIDIVSERLGPGDAENNTILEKEQTILESLDALEEYVDLESEDTLSELRLGGGSANDANGRLREYAGNPSSKFKLLEDMGTNPNITYIGDEPGAHAHQVDGPVAYDDLDLTDNRKEVLDKGTVGDAGVRIK, from the coding sequence ATGAGTACGGACGACGAATCATTCCACCCGCTCGGAAGCGAGTGGGAAGACGAACTCGAGTCGATGCTCGACGATACCGAGTACGATACCGAACTCGGTATGCAAATGGCCCAGGACGCGATGCGCGTCACCAAGGGCGAGCTATCCGAAGCCGAATTCCACGAGATGTATCACGAGGACGTGATGGAGGAATTCGGCGAGGACAGCCGCCCGACCGCCGAAGCCTTCGAGACCGCCCAGAAGGAGGCCAAGGGCACGGTCTCCCGGATGCTCGAGAAGTTCGGGGGTGACGGCGAAGAGAGCCGCCGCGAGGCGATGAAGAAGATGGGAGCCGGCGCGGCGGCCGTCGGGCTCGGCGCCTGGGGCACGGCCGAAAACAGTCGCGAAGCCAACGTCGCAGCCGCGGAGGCGCCCGAAGAAGGGGGGCACGACGGCCTCCAGTGGGGGATGACGATCGACCTCGAACGCTGTGACGGCTGTCTCTCCTGCGTCAACGCCTGTTCCGAGGAAAACCAGCTGGATCAGGGGGTGAACTGGATGTACGTCATGGCCTTCGAAGACGGGACCGCCAATAGCCCGTCCACCCCGCCGGACGTGAGAGGCGGGGTGCCCCAGAACATGCTCGTACGGCCGTGTCAGCACTGCACCGACGCGCCGTGTGAGAAGGTGTGTCCGACGACGGCTCGACACACCCGCGATAAAGACGGCCTCGTACTGACCGACTACGACGTCTGTATCGGTTGCCGCTACTGCCAGGTCGCCTGCCCGTACGGCGTCAACTACTTCCAGTGGGACGAACCCGACGTCGCGTACGAGGACATTCCGGAAGAGTCGGAACGCATTCCGGACGACTCGGACCCACGCAACGCTACGATCGCCGAGTACGAACACGGCGAGCGCTGGGTCGACGCTCGCGCTCCCCGCGGCGTCATGAGCAAGTGTACGATGTGCCCGTCCCACCAGGACGGGGATCGCGGCGACGAGATGGTCGGCACGACCGCCTGCGAGCAGGCCTGCCCGCCGAACGCGATCCAGTTCGGCGACGTCCATAACAAGCGGAGCGATCCCTCCCAGCACCGCGAGCACCCGAGCAAGAGCCGGGCCATCATCGACATCCACAACGCCGTGCCGTCGCCAGACACAGTCGATGAGACCCTCAGCGAGGACGACGACCTCCAGTCCGCGATCGAGGCGCTCGAGATCGATCGCGAGTTGGTCAGCGTCATGAAGGCGATCGACATCGTCAGCGAACGGCTCGGCCCCGGCGACGCGGAGAACAACACCATCCTCGAGAAGGAACAGACGATCCTCGAGTCCCTCGACGCGCTCGAGGAGTACGTCGACCTCGAGAGCGAGGATACGCTCTCCGAACTGCGACTCGGCGGGGGCAGCGCGAACGACGCCAACGGTCGGCTGCGGGAGTACGCCGGCAACCCGAGCTCGAAGTTCAAGCTGCTCGAGGATATGGGGACCAATCCGAACATCACGTACATCGGTGACGAACCCGGCGCGCACGCCCACCAGGTCGACGGTCCGGTCGCCTACGATGACCTCGACCTGACGGACAATCGCAAGGAAGTCCTCGACAAGGGGACCGTCGGCGACGCGGGGGTGCGGATTAAATGA
- a CDS encoding helix-turn-helix domain-containing protein yields the protein MAQATLTITMPEEVWVHQISTAYPDATFRVLAAVPGSESGFALVRIAGPEVADVLNDMSEHPQLTELTLVQRSENEATVHFETTEPLLQFSPREPGMPIELPVEIRDGEATIDVTGSRERIAELADQLERFGLRYRIEHVKERLHESQLLSERQLEIVAAAVEQGYYDTPRRCSLTELAEHLEIAKSTCSETLHRAEEAIIKRFVEDLPGLEDESLEGRFAAN from the coding sequence ATGGCTCAAGCGACACTCACGATTACGATGCCCGAGGAGGTCTGGGTACACCAGATCTCGACGGCCTACCCGGACGCGACGTTCAGAGTCCTCGCGGCCGTTCCGGGCTCGGAGTCCGGCTTCGCGCTCGTTCGGATCGCCGGCCCCGAGGTGGCCGACGTGCTCAACGACATGAGCGAGCACCCGCAGCTCACCGAACTGACGCTCGTCCAGCGGAGCGAGAACGAGGCGACGGTCCACTTCGAGACGACGGAACCGCTCCTGCAGTTCTCCCCGCGGGAGCCGGGGATGCCGATCGAACTCCCGGTCGAGATTCGGGACGGGGAGGCGACGATCGACGTGACCGGGTCGCGCGAGCGGATCGCCGAACTGGCCGACCAGTTGGAACGGTTCGGCCTGCGGTACCGGATCGAGCACGTCAAGGAACGGCTCCACGAGAGTCAGTTACTCTCGGAGCGCCAACTCGAAATTGTGGCCGCCGCCGTCGAGCAGGGGTACTACGATACGCCGCGTCGGTGTTCGCTGACGGAGCTGGCGGAACACCTCGAGATCGCGAAGTCGACCTGCAGCGAGACGCTCCACCGGGCCGAAGAGGCGATCATCAAGCGGTTCGTCGAGGATCTGCCGGGACTCGAGGACGAATCGCTCGAGGGGCGATTCGCCGCGAACTGA
- a CDS encoding alpha/beta fold hydrolase yields MHEGSGAPGTDASLLSTVEVDSNHRVVNGVRLHTVTAGAEDGPLVVLLHGFPEFWYGWRHQIEPLVDAGYRVLVPDQRGYNLSEKPRTVRAYRRRDLARDVVDLVAAEDRESAHVVGHDWGGGVCWDLALRYPDVVDRVGVVNMPHPTAYRHQLRSNPEQLLRSWYAVSFQIPRVPELVLQASDFALLERGLRETSAQGTFSDEALARYRRAWNREGALTGMLNWYRASARYPPEYGRDRVTAPTIVVWGEDDEALVPALATASRRYCDDGRLELLPETSHWVPSERPDELTDLLLDHLADAD; encoded by the coding sequence ATGCACGAAGGTTCGGGCGCTCCGGGGACCGACGCGTCGCTGCTGTCGACCGTCGAGGTCGATTCGAACCACCGGGTGGTCAACGGCGTTCGGCTCCACACCGTCACTGCGGGGGCCGAGGACGGTCCGCTCGTCGTGTTGCTCCACGGCTTCCCCGAGTTCTGGTACGGCTGGCGCCACCAGATCGAACCGCTCGTGGACGCCGGCTATCGCGTCCTCGTCCCCGACCAGCGGGGGTACAACCTGAGCGAGAAACCGAGAACCGTTCGGGCGTACCGCCGGCGCGACCTCGCGCGCGACGTCGTCGATCTCGTCGCCGCCGAAGATCGCGAGTCAGCGCACGTCGTCGGCCACGACTGGGGCGGCGGCGTCTGCTGGGACCTCGCGCTCCGGTACCCGGACGTCGTCGATCGCGTCGGGGTCGTCAACATGCCCCACCCGACGGCCTATCGCCACCAGCTTCGATCGAATCCCGAACAGCTTCTTCGAAGCTGGTACGCGGTCTCGTTTCAGATCCCCCGCGTGCCCGAACTCGTCCTCCAGGCGAGCGATTTCGCCCTGCTCGAACGCGGACTGCGCGAGACGTCCGCACAGGGAACGTTCTCCGACGAGGCGCTGGCTCGCTACCGGCGCGCCTGGAACCGGGAGGGGGCGCTCACCGGCATGCTCAACTGGTATCGGGCCAGCGCCCGGTACCCGCCGGAGTACGGCCGCGATCGCGTCACGGCGCCGACGATCGTCGTCTGGGGCGAAGACGACGAGGCGCTCGTCCCCGCGCTCGCGACCGCGAGCCGCCGGTACTGCGACGACGGCCGCCTCGAACTCCTCCCCGAGACGAGCCACTGGGTCCCGAGCGAACGGCCGGACGAACTGACGGACCTCCTGCTCGATCACCTGGCCGACGCGGACTAG